In Rattus norvegicus strain BN/NHsdMcwi chromosome 1, GRCr8, whole genome shotgun sequence, a genomic segment contains:
- the Ifit1bl gene encoding interferon-induced protein with tetratricopeptide repeats 1 isoform X2 translates to MRGNHSRKSSEESRRNLIHDSLVELRCHFTWELVIKDNYMPDLEAKILETEFLDTNYNMGMHNLMAYVRHLKGEQEEALQSLKEAEALIEGEQLGKRSLVTWGNCAWVHYHRGSLAEAQIYLDKVENVCREFASPFRYRMECAEIDCEEGWALLKCGGSNCTRAMACFAKALQEEPENPEYNAGYAITAFRMDFSNEISLEPLRKAVRLNPEDPHLKVLLALKLQDLGKQDEAEKHIEEALPKIPSRNNIFGYVAKFYRRKGCVEEALEFLERALKTKPSSVYLHFQIGLCHKSRVFQIKEATNMHPKGKDRERADQSIRSAIYYFEKTLDLKPTYERAYIDLAEMYAESKQFEEAEEAFQKVLSMLSNLEVHMQQEIHFRYGKFQQFHMKSENIAITHYLKGLKIEVTSIFRDKLLKALQKLAERRMQQNVHVLESLSLLGFVYRLKGDTRKAMSCYEKALRLTEELNPEF, encoded by the exons ATGAGGGGAAATCACAGTAGGAAGTCAAG TGAAGAATCTCGTAGAAATCTCATACATGACAGCCTGGTTGAGCTGAGATGCCACTTTACTTGGGAGTTGGTTATAAAAGATAACTACATGCCTGATTTGGAAGCAAAAATCTTGGAGACTGAGTTCCTTGATACCAACTACAACATGGGAATGCACAACCTCATGGCCTACGTGAGACACCTGAAAGGTGAGCAGGAGGAAGCCCTGCAGAGCTTGAAAGAGGCTGAAGCCTTGATCGAGGGAGAGCAGTTGGGCAAGAGAAGCCTGGTGACCTGGGGCAACTGTGCCTGGGTGCATTACCACAGGGGCAGCTTGGCAGAAGCCCAGATCTACCTGGACAAGGTGGAGAATGTTTGCAGGGAGTTCGCAAGTCCCTTCCGCTACAGGATGGAGTGTGCTGAGATAGACTGTGAGGAAGGCTGGGCCTTGCTGAAGTGTGGAGGAAGTAATTGTACACGAGCCATGGCCTGCTTTGCAAAGGCTCTGCAGGAGGAGCCAGAAAACCCTGAGTACAACGCTGGCTATGCAATCACAGCCTTTCGCATGGATTTCTCTAATGAGATTTCTCTAGAACCTCTAAGGAAGGCTGTCAGATTAAATCCAGAAGATCCACACCTTAAAGTTCTCCTTGCTCTAAAGCTTCAGGATTTAGGAAAACAAGATGAAGCAGAAAAACACATTGAAGAAGCTCTGCCCAAAATACCCTCCCGAAACAATATCTTTGGATATGTAGCCAAATTTTACCGAAGAAAAGGTTGTGTGGAAGAAGCTCTCGAGTTCCTCGAAAGAGCCTTGAAGACAAAACCTTCCTCCGTCTACTTGCATTTCCAGATTGGCCTTTGCCATAAGAGCCGAGTGTTTCAAATAAAGGAAGCTACAAACATGCACCCTAAGGGGAAGGATAGAGAAAGAGCAGACCAATCCATTCGTTCTGctatatattattttgaaaagACTTTAGATCTGAAACCCACATATGAGAGAGCTTATATTGATCTGGCTGAAATGTATGCAGAATCTAAACAATttgaagaggcagaggaagcttTTCAGAAAGTGTTGAGCATGTTGAGTAACTTGGAAGTTCATATGCAGCAAGAGATTCATTTCCGCTACGGCAAGTTCCAACAATTCCATATGAAGTCAGAAAATATAGCCATCACCCATTACTTAAAAGGCCTGAAAATAGAGGTGACTTCTATATTCAGGGATAAACTTCTCAAGGCTTTGCAGAAGCTGGCTGAAAGACGCATGCAGCAGAATGTTCATGTCCTGGAAAGTTTGAGCCTCCTTGGGTTTGTCTACAGACTGAAAGGGGACACACGTAAAGCCATGTCATGCTATGAGAAGGCCCTGAGGCTCACAGAAGAATTGAACCCCGAGTTTTGA
- the Ifit1bl gene encoding interferon-induced protein with tetratricopeptide repeats 1 isoform X1 encodes MEQVLSPSTMSEESRRNLIHDSLVELRCHFTWELVIKDNYMPDLEAKILETEFLDTNYNMGMHNLMAYVRHLKGEQEEALQSLKEAEALIEGEQLGKRSLVTWGNCAWVHYHRGSLAEAQIYLDKVENVCREFASPFRYRMECAEIDCEEGWALLKCGGSNCTRAMACFAKALQEEPENPEYNAGYAITAFRMDFSNEISLEPLRKAVRLNPEDPHLKVLLALKLQDLGKQDEAEKHIEEALPKIPSRNNIFGYVAKFYRRKGCVEEALEFLERALKTKPSSVYLHFQIGLCHKSRVFQIKEATNMHPKGKDRERADQSIRSAIYYFEKTLDLKPTYERAYIDLAEMYAESKQFEEAEEAFQKVLSMLSNLEVHMQQEIHFRYGKFQQFHMKSENIAITHYLKGLKIEVTSIFRDKLLKALQKLAERRMQQNVHVLESLSLLGFVYRLKGDTRKAMSCYEKALRLTEELNPEF; translated from the exons ATGGAACAAGTTCTTTCTCCCAGCACCATGAG TGAAGAATCTCGTAGAAATCTCATACATGACAGCCTGGTTGAGCTGAGATGCCACTTTACTTGGGAGTTGGTTATAAAAGATAACTACATGCCTGATTTGGAAGCAAAAATCTTGGAGACTGAGTTCCTTGATACCAACTACAACATGGGAATGCACAACCTCATGGCCTACGTGAGACACCTGAAAGGTGAGCAGGAGGAAGCCCTGCAGAGCTTGAAAGAGGCTGAAGCCTTGATCGAGGGAGAGCAGTTGGGCAAGAGAAGCCTGGTGACCTGGGGCAACTGTGCCTGGGTGCATTACCACAGGGGCAGCTTGGCAGAAGCCCAGATCTACCTGGACAAGGTGGAGAATGTTTGCAGGGAGTTCGCAAGTCCCTTCCGCTACAGGATGGAGTGTGCTGAGATAGACTGTGAGGAAGGCTGGGCCTTGCTGAAGTGTGGAGGAAGTAATTGTACACGAGCCATGGCCTGCTTTGCAAAGGCTCTGCAGGAGGAGCCAGAAAACCCTGAGTACAACGCTGGCTATGCAATCACAGCCTTTCGCATGGATTTCTCTAATGAGATTTCTCTAGAACCTCTAAGGAAGGCTGTCAGATTAAATCCAGAAGATCCACACCTTAAAGTTCTCCTTGCTCTAAAGCTTCAGGATTTAGGAAAACAAGATGAAGCAGAAAAACACATTGAAGAAGCTCTGCCCAAAATACCCTCCCGAAACAATATCTTTGGATATGTAGCCAAATTTTACCGAAGAAAAGGTTGTGTGGAAGAAGCTCTCGAGTTCCTCGAAAGAGCCTTGAAGACAAAACCTTCCTCCGTCTACTTGCATTTCCAGATTGGCCTTTGCCATAAGAGCCGAGTGTTTCAAATAAAGGAAGCTACAAACATGCACCCTAAGGGGAAGGATAGAGAAAGAGCAGACCAATCCATTCGTTCTGctatatattattttgaaaagACTTTAGATCTGAAACCCACATATGAGAGAGCTTATATTGATCTGGCTGAAATGTATGCAGAATCTAAACAATttgaagaggcagaggaagcttTTCAGAAAGTGTTGAGCATGTTGAGTAACTTGGAAGTTCATATGCAGCAAGAGATTCATTTCCGCTACGGCAAGTTCCAACAATTCCATATGAAGTCAGAAAATATAGCCATCACCCATTACTTAAAAGGCCTGAAAATAGAGGTGACTTCTATATTCAGGGATAAACTTCTCAAGGCTTTGCAGAAGCTGGCTGAAAGACGCATGCAGCAGAATGTTCATGTCCTGGAAAGTTTGAGCCTCCTTGGGTTTGTCTACAGACTGAAAGGGGACACACGTAAAGCCATGTCATGCTATGAGAAGGCCCTGAGGCTCACAGAAGAATTGAACCCCGAGTTTTGA
- the Ifit1bl gene encoding interferon-induced protein with tetratricopeptide repeats 1 isoform 2 (isoform 2 is encoded by transcript variant 2), with product MPDLEAKILETEFLDTNYNMGMHNLMAYVRHLKGEQEEALQSLKEAEALIEGEQLGKRSLVTWGNCAWVHYHRGSLAEAQIYLDKVENVCREFASPFRYRMECAEIDCEEGWALLKCGGSNCTRAMACFAKALQEEPENPEYNAGYAITAFRMDFSNEISLEPLRKAVRLNPEDPHLKVLLALKLQDLGKQDEAEKHIEEALPKIPSRNNIFGYVAKFYRRKGCVEEALEFLERALKTKPSSVYLHFQIGLCHKSRVFQIKEATNMHPKGKDRERADQSIRSAIYYFEKTLDLKPTYERAYIDLAEMYAESKQFEEAEEAFQKVLSMLSNLEVHMQQEIHFRYGKFQQFHMKSENIAITHYLKGLKIEVTSIFRDKLLKALQKLAERRMQQNVHVLESLSLLGFVYRLKGDTRKAMSCYEKALRLTEELNPEF from the coding sequence ATGCCTGATTTGGAAGCAAAAATCTTGGAGACTGAGTTCCTTGATACCAACTACAACATGGGAATGCACAACCTCATGGCCTACGTGAGACACCTGAAAGGTGAGCAGGAGGAAGCCCTGCAGAGCTTGAAAGAGGCTGAAGCCTTGATCGAGGGAGAGCAGTTGGGCAAGAGAAGCCTGGTGACCTGGGGCAACTGTGCCTGGGTGCATTACCACAGGGGCAGCTTGGCAGAAGCCCAGATCTACCTGGACAAGGTGGAGAATGTTTGCAGGGAGTTCGCAAGTCCCTTCCGCTACAGGATGGAGTGTGCTGAGATAGACTGTGAGGAAGGCTGGGCCTTGCTGAAGTGTGGAGGAAGTAATTGTACACGAGCCATGGCCTGCTTTGCAAAGGCTCTGCAGGAGGAGCCAGAAAACCCTGAGTACAACGCTGGCTATGCAATCACAGCCTTTCGCATGGATTTCTCTAATGAGATTTCTCTAGAACCTCTAAGGAAGGCTGTCAGATTAAATCCAGAAGATCCACACCTTAAAGTTCTCCTTGCTCTAAAGCTTCAGGATTTAGGAAAACAAGATGAAGCAGAAAAACACATTGAAGAAGCTCTGCCCAAAATACCCTCCCGAAACAATATCTTTGGATATGTAGCCAAATTTTACCGAAGAAAAGGTTGTGTGGAAGAAGCTCTCGAGTTCCTCGAAAGAGCCTTGAAGACAAAACCTTCCTCCGTCTACTTGCATTTCCAGATTGGCCTTTGCCATAAGAGCCGAGTGTTTCAAATAAAGGAAGCTACAAACATGCACCCTAAGGGGAAGGATAGAGAAAGAGCAGACCAATCCATTCGTTCTGctatatattattttgaaaagACTTTAGATCTGAAACCCACATATGAGAGAGCTTATATTGATCTGGCTGAAATGTATGCAGAATCTAAACAATttgaagaggcagaggaagcttTTCAGAAAGTGTTGAGCATGTTGAGTAACTTGGAAGTTCATATGCAGCAAGAGATTCATTTCCGCTACGGCAAGTTCCAACAATTCCATATGAAGTCAGAAAATATAGCCATCACCCATTACTTAAAAGGCCTGAAAATAGAGGTGACTTCTATATTCAGGGATAAACTTCTCAAGGCTTTGCAGAAGCTGGCTGAAAGACGCATGCAGCAGAATGTTCATGTCCTGGAAAGTTTGAGCCTCCTTGGGTTTGTCTACAGACTGAAAGGGGACACACGTAAAGCCATGTCATGCTATGAGAAGGCCCTGAGGCTCACAGAAGAATTGAACCCCGAGTTTTGA
- the Ifit1 gene encoding interferon-induced protein with tetratricopeptide repeats 1-like protein (The RefSeq protein has 3 substitutions and aligns at 99% coverage compared to this genomic sequence) → MGENAGGDQVMENLLQLRCHFTWGLLFEKNDIPDLEVRISEQVQFLDIKNSLGMHNLQAYVRHLKGEQEEALQSLKEAEALIEGEQLGKRSLVTWGNCAWVHYHRGSLAEAQIYLDKVENVCREFSSPFRYRMECAEIDCEEGWALLKCGGSNYMRAMACFAKALQVDPENPEYNAGYAVVAYRQDFDDNHVSLEPLRKAVRLNPEDPHLKVLLALKLQDLGEQDEAETHIEEALSSTSCQSYVFRYAAKYFRRKGDINEALHLLHRALQTSPSSGYLHYQKGLCYKQQMIQLKTSGNRQARRQENIQELAHQAICEFQETLNLRPTFEMAYVCMAEMQAEIGQYEEAEGNFQEALNLNNLVAHIEQDIHFRYGRSQQFHKKSEDKAITHYLKGLKLEEKSFAWRKLLTALEKVAERRVRQNVRLVESTSLLGLVFKLKGQEMKALLYYEKALRLSGEMNPAF, encoded by the coding sequence aGAGAATGCTGATGGTGACCAGGTCATGGAGAATCTGCTTCAGCTGAGATGTCACTTCACATGGGGCCTGCTCTTCGAAAAAAATGACATACCTGATTTGGAAGTGAGGATCTCAGAGCAGGTCCAGTTCCTTGACATCAAGAACTCACTGGGGATGCACAACCTCCAGGCCTACGTGAGACACCTGAAAGGTGAGCAGGAGGAAGCCCTGCAGAGCTTGAAAGAGGCTGAAGCCTTGATCGAGGGAGAGCAGTTGGGCAAGAGAAGCCTGGTGACCTGGGGCAACTGTGCCTGGGTGCATTACCACAGGGGCAGCTTGGCAGAAGCCCAGATCTACCTGGACAAGGTGGAGAATGTTTGCAGGGAATTCTCAAGTCCCTTCCACTACAGGATGGAGTGTGCTGAGATAGACTGTGAGGAAGGCTGGGCCTTGCTGAAGTGTGGAGGAAGTAACTATATGCGAGCCATGGCCTGCTTTGCAAAGGCTCTGCAGGTGGACCCAGAAAACCCTGAGTACAATGCTGGCTATGCAGTTGTGGCCTATCGCCAAGATTTCGATGACAACCATGTTTCTCTAGAACCTCTAAGGAAGGCTGTCAGGTTAAATCCAGAAGATCCACACCTTAAAGTTCTCCTTGCTCTAAAGCTTCAGGATTTAGGGGAACAAGATGAAGCAGAAACACACATTGAAGAAGCCCTCAGCAGCACATCTTGCCAAAGCTATGTCTTTCGCTACGCAGCCAAGTATTTCCGCCGGAAAGGTGACATAAACGAAGCTCTTCATCTTCTACACAGGGCCTTGCAGACGTCACCTTCCTCTGGCTACCTACATTACCAAAAAGGGCTCTGTTACAAGCAACAGATGATCCAACTGAAGACATCTGGAAACAGGCAGGCCAGAAGGCAGGAGAATATACAGGAATTGGCACATCAGGCCATTTGTGAATTTCAAGAGACTTTGAATCTGAGGCCCACATTTGAGATGGCTTACGTTTGCATGGCTGAAATGCAGGCAGAAATTGGCCAATATGAAGAAGCAGAGGGAAATTTCCAGGAGGCCCTGAACCTCAACAACCTTGTAGCCCACATAGAGCAGGATATTCATTTCCGCTACGGCCGTTTCCAACAATTTCataagaagtcagaagacaaggcAATCACTCACTACTTAAAAGGTCTAAAACTAGAAGAGAAGTCCTTTGCCTGGAGGAAACTACTCACAGCTTTGGAGAAAGTGGCTGAAAGACGTGTTCGCCAGAATGTCCGGCTTGTGGAGAGCACCAGCCTTCTTGGACTGGTCTTCAAACTGAAAGGGCAGGAGATGAAGGCCCTGCTTTACTATGAGAAGGCCCTGAGGCTCTCTGGGGAAATGAACCCTGCATTTTGA